The Streptomyces spororaveus genome includes a region encoding these proteins:
- a CDS encoding PAC2 family protein, with protein MIELEGVPELIDPVMVAAFEGWNDAGDAASGAVAHLDREWKGEVFAALDAEDYYDFQVNRPTVWLDNGVRKITWPTTRLSVVRIGGAKPRDLVLVRGIEPSMRWRSFCNEILGFAHELGVEMVVILGALLGDTPHTRPVPVSGVTSDADLARTMDLEETKYEGPTGIVGILQEACTHAGVPAVSLWAAVPHYVSQPPNPKATLALLNRLEDLIDIRIPLGELPEDARAWQLGVDQLAAEDSEVAEYVQTLEEARDTADLPEASGDAIAREFERYLRRRDPAAGPSAEPGDGSYLRDTSSGLTRPPKRKPDTEPGPSDESPEPDENDTPPQS; from the coding sequence GTGATCGAGCTTGAGGGCGTGCCCGAGCTGATCGACCCGGTCATGGTGGCCGCGTTCGAGGGCTGGAACGACGCGGGTGACGCGGCCTCCGGTGCGGTCGCACACCTGGACCGGGAGTGGAAGGGCGAGGTCTTCGCGGCACTCGACGCCGAGGATTACTACGACTTCCAGGTCAACCGGCCGACGGTGTGGCTGGACAACGGGGTACGGAAGATCACGTGGCCGACGACGCGGCTGTCGGTGGTCCGGATCGGCGGTGCCAAGCCACGGGACCTGGTGCTGGTCCGGGGCATCGAACCGTCCATGCGGTGGCGGTCGTTCTGCAACGAGATCCTCGGTTTCGCGCACGAGCTGGGCGTGGAGATGGTGGTCATCCTGGGCGCGCTGCTCGGGGACACCCCGCACACGCGGCCCGTGCCGGTGAGCGGGGTCACCTCGGACGCGGACCTGGCGCGGACGATGGACCTGGAGGAGACGAAGTACGAGGGCCCGACGGGCATCGTGGGCATCCTGCAGGAGGCCTGTACGCACGCGGGTGTCCCGGCGGTGTCCCTGTGGGCGGCGGTGCCGCACTACGTCTCCCAGCCGCCGAACCCGAAGGCGACGCTGGCCCTGCTGAACCGGCTGGAGGATCTGATCGACATCCGGATCCCGCTGGGCGAGCTGCCGGAGGACGCGCGGGCCTGGCAGCTGGGCGTGGACCAACTGGCCGCCGAGGACAGCGAGGTGGCGGAGTACGTCCAGACGCTGGAGGAGGCGCGGGACACGGCCGATCTGCCGGAGGCGTCGGGCGACGCGATCGCCCGGGAGTTCGAGCGGTACCTGCGGCGGCGGGACCCGGCGGCGGGCCCCTCGGCCGAGCCGGGCGACGGCTCGTACCTCCGCGACACGTCGAGCGGTCTGACGCGTCCGCCGAAGCGCAAGCCGGACACCGAACCGGGCCCGTCGGACGAGAGTCCGGAGCCGGACGAGAACGACACCCCGCCGCAGTCCTGA
- a CDS encoding glycerol-3-phosphate dehydrogenase/oxidase codes for MSSLQSVPALGTHPTAGANVSRAQTREQLSKATYDLLVIGGGILGTSVAWHAAQSGLRVAMVDAGDFAGATSSASSKLVHGGLRYLQTGAVKLVAENHHERRVLAKDVAPHLVNPLTFYLPVYKGGPVGAAKLGAGVFAYSALSAFGDGMGKVISPARAAADNPGLKTDNLKAVAVYYDHQMNDSRVAVMTVRAAVESGAVVLNHAEVTGLRKTRGRVTGAELKDRLDGTEFGVDARVVLNATGPWVDHLRRMEDKHSMPSIRLSKGAHIVMKRKSPWKAAMATPIDKYRITFALPWEDQLLLGTTDEVYEGDPADVRATESDIAQILDEAAFSVKDADLDRSLMTYAFAGLRVLPGGPGGVEKAKRETVVSEGAGGMLSVAGGKWTTYRHIGRVVMDKLAKLPGSPLTEDMEPVKSLVRRIALPGVANPNAVAHRLLVDREPGTRMDPLTARHLASHYGSLAFDIARIANEDPALAERIHPDGPEIWAQVAYARDNEWAETVDDVLRRRTTVTVRGLDDESVRARVEEMLGRKA; via the coding sequence ATGAGCAGCCTGCAGAGCGTTCCCGCACTGGGCACGCACCCGACCGCCGGTGCCAACGTCAGCCGCGCCCAGACCCGTGAGCAGCTGTCGAAGGCCACGTACGACCTGCTGGTCATCGGTGGTGGAATCCTGGGCACCTCCGTGGCGTGGCACGCCGCGCAGTCGGGCCTGCGGGTTGCCATGGTGGACGCCGGCGACTTCGCCGGCGCCACCTCCTCGGCCTCCTCCAAGCTCGTCCACGGCGGTCTGCGCTACCTGCAGACCGGCGCGGTCAAGCTGGTCGCGGAGAACCACCACGAGCGGCGGGTGCTGGCCAAGGACGTGGCCCCGCACCTGGTCAACCCGCTCACCTTCTACCTGCCGGTCTACAAGGGCGGTCCGGTGGGTGCGGCCAAGCTGGGCGCGGGCGTCTTCGCCTACTCCGCCCTCTCGGCCTTCGGCGACGGCATGGGCAAGGTCATATCCCCGGCCCGTGCCGCCGCCGACAACCCGGGTCTGAAGACGGACAACCTCAAGGCCGTCGCGGTCTACTACGACCACCAGATGAACGACTCCCGCGTCGCCGTCATGACGGTCCGCGCGGCCGTCGAGTCGGGCGCGGTCGTCCTGAACCACGCCGAGGTCACCGGACTGCGCAAGACGCGCGGCCGGGTCACCGGCGCCGAGCTCAAGGACCGTCTCGACGGCACCGAGTTCGGGGTCGACGCGCGCGTCGTGCTCAACGCCACCGGCCCGTGGGTGGACCACCTGCGGCGCATGGAAGACAAGCACTCCATGCCGTCGATCCGCCTCTCCAAGGGCGCGCACATCGTCATGAAGCGCAAGTCGCCGTGGAAGGCCGCCATGGCCACCCCGATCGACAAGTACCGCATCACCTTCGCCCTCCCGTGGGAGGACCAGCTGCTGCTCGGCACCACCGACGAGGTGTACGAGGGCGACCCGGCGGACGTGCGCGCCACCGAGTCCGACATCGCGCAGATCCTGGACGAGGCGGCCTTCTCGGTGAAGGACGCGGACCTGGACCGCTCGCTGATGACGTACGCCTTCGCGGGCCTGCGGGTGCTGCCCGGCGGCCCCGGCGGCGTCGAGAAGGCCAAGCGCGAGACGGTCGTCTCCGAGGGCGCCGGCGGCATGCTGTCGGTGGCCGGCGGCAAGTGGACGACGTACCGTCACATCGGCCGTGTGGTCATGGACAAGCTGGCGAAGCTCCCGGGCAGCCCGCTGACCGAGGACATGGAGCCGGTGAAGTCGCTGGTGCGCCGGATCGCGCTGCCCGGTGTCGCCAACCCGAACGCGGTCGCGCACCGGCTGCTGGTGGACCGGGAGCCCGGTACGCGCATGGACCCGCTGACGGCCCGCCACCTGGCCTCCCACTACGGCTCGCTGGCCTTCGACATCGCGCGCATCGCGAACGAGGACCCGGCGCTGGCCGAGCGGATCCACCCGGACGGTCCGGAGATCTGGGCGCAGGTCGCCTACGCCCGTGACAACGAGTGGGCCGAGACGGTCGACGACGTGCTGCGCCGCCGTACGACGGTGACGGTCCGCGGCCTGGACGACGAGTCGGTCCGTGCCCGCGTCGAGGAGATGCTGGGCCGTAAGGCATAG
- the glpK gene encoding glycerol kinase GlpK produces MTTSTGPFIAAIDQGTTSSRCIVFDRDGRIVAVDQKEHEQIFPKPGWVEHDATEIWTNVQEVVAGAIAKAEITAADVKAIGITNQRETTLLWDRHTGEPVHNALVWQDTRTDALCKELGRNVGQDRFRRETGLPLASYFAGPKVRWLLDNVEGLRERAEAGDILFGTMDSWVIWNLTGGAQGGAHVTDVTNASRTMLMNLHTLAWDEKIAESMGVPLNVLPEIKSSAEVYGHVKDGVLAGVPVASALGDQQAALFGQTCFAEGEAKSTYGTGTFMLMNTGDKIINSYSGLLTTVGYQIGDQKPVYALEGSIAVTGSLVQWMRDQMGLIKSAAEIETLASSVEDNGGAYFVPAFSGLFAPYWRSDARGVIAGLTRYVTKAHIARAVLEATAWQTREITDAMTKDSGVELAALKVDGGMTSNNLLMQTLSDFLDAPVVRPMVAETTCLGAAYAAGLAVGFWPDTDALRANWRRAAEWTPRMPAEQRDREYKSWLKAVERSMGWVDDEDAS; encoded by the coding sequence ATGACCACCAGCACCGGCCCCTTCATCGCCGCGATCGACCAGGGCACCACCTCCTCCCGCTGCATCGTCTTCGACCGCGACGGCCGCATCGTCGCCGTCGACCAGAAGGAGCACGAGCAGATCTTCCCGAAGCCGGGCTGGGTCGAGCACGACGCCACCGAGATCTGGACCAACGTCCAGGAGGTCGTCGCCGGCGCCATCGCCAAGGCCGAGATCACCGCCGCCGACGTCAAGGCGATCGGCATCACCAACCAGCGCGAGACCACCCTGCTGTGGGACCGCCACACCGGCGAGCCCGTCCACAACGCGCTGGTCTGGCAGGACACCCGCACCGACGCCCTGTGCAAGGAGCTCGGCCGCAACGTCGGCCAGGACCGCTTCCGCCGCGAGACCGGCCTGCCGCTGGCGAGCTACTTCGCCGGCCCGAAGGTCCGCTGGCTGCTCGACAACGTCGAGGGCCTGCGCGAGCGCGCCGAGGCCGGCGACATCCTCTTCGGCACCATGGACTCGTGGGTCATCTGGAACCTCACGGGCGGCGCCCAGGGCGGCGCGCACGTCACCGACGTCACCAACGCCTCGCGCACCATGCTCATGAACCTGCACACCCTCGCCTGGGACGAGAAGATCGCGGAGTCGATGGGCGTCCCGCTCAACGTGCTCCCCGAGATCAAGTCCTCCGCCGAGGTCTACGGCCACGTCAAGGACGGCGTCCTCGCCGGTGTCCCGGTCGCCTCGGCGCTCGGTGACCAGCAGGCCGCCCTCTTCGGCCAGACCTGTTTCGCCGAGGGCGAGGCGAAGTCCACCTACGGCACCGGAACGTTCATGCTGATGAACACCGGCGACAAGATCATCAACTCCTACAGCGGCCTGCTGACCACGGTCGGCTACCAGATCGGCGACCAGAAGCCGGTCTACGCCCTGGAGGGCTCCATCGCCGTCACCGGCTCGCTCGTCCAGTGGATGCGCGACCAGATGGGCCTGATCAAGTCCGCGGCCGAGATCGAGACGCTGGCCTCCTCGGTCGAGGACAACGGCGGCGCCTACTTCGTGCCGGCCTTCTCCGGCCTGTTCGCCCCGTACTGGCGCTCCGACGCCCGCGGTGTGATCGCCGGCCTCACCCGGTACGTCACCAAGGCGCACATCGCCCGTGCCGTCCTGGAGGCCACCGCCTGGCAGACCCGCGAGATCACCGACGCCATGACCAAGGACTCGGGCGTCGAGCTCGCCGCCCTCAAGGTCGACGGCGGCATGACCTCCAACAACCTGCTGATGCAGACGCTCTCGGACTTCCTGGACGCCCCCGTGGTGCGCCCGATGGTCGCCGAGACCACCTGCCTCGGCGCCGCCTACGCCGCCGGCCTGGCCGTCGGCTTCTGGCCCGACACCGACGCCCTGCGCGCCAACTGGCGCCGCGCGGCGGAGTGGACCCCGCGGATGCCCGCCGAGCAGCGGGACCGCGAGTACAAGAGCTGGCTCAAGGCCGTGGAGCGTTCCATGGGCTGGGTCGACGACGAAGACGCCAGCTGA
- a CDS encoding MIP/aquaporin family protein, protein MSSSDIFIGETIGTALLTLLGGGVCAAVTLKSSKARNAGWLAITFGWGFAVLIAAYVSAPLSGAHLNPAVTVGIAVKTGEWGDTPVYFAGQLLGAMIGAVLMWITYYGQFRVHLADPEHIRDAKLGPEDPHPHDVAGPVLGIFSTGPEIRNVVQNLATEIIGTAVLILAILTQGLQDGGKGLGVIGVLITSFVVVGIGLSLGGPTGYAINPVRDLGPRIVHALLPLPNKGGSDWGYSWIPVVGPLVGAALAGGLYNIAFA, encoded by the coding sequence GTGTCCAGCTCCGACATCTTCATCGGCGAGACCATCGGTACCGCCCTGCTCACACTGCTCGGCGGTGGCGTCTGCGCCGCAGTGACTCTCAAGAGCTCCAAGGCCCGCAACGCGGGCTGGCTCGCGATCACGTTCGGCTGGGGTTTCGCCGTACTGATCGCCGCCTACGTCTCCGCGCCGCTCTCCGGTGCGCACCTCAACCCGGCGGTCACGGTCGGCATCGCCGTCAAGACCGGCGAGTGGGGTGACACCCCGGTCTACTTCGCGGGCCAGCTGCTGGGCGCGATGATCGGCGCGGTCCTGATGTGGATCACCTACTACGGGCAGTTCCGCGTCCACCTGGCCGACCCGGAGCACATCCGCGACGCCAAGCTCGGTCCCGAGGACCCGCACCCGCACGATGTGGCCGGTCCGGTGCTCGGCATCTTCTCCACGGGCCCCGAGATCCGTAACGTCGTACAGAACCTGGCGACCGAGATCATCGGTACCGCGGTCCTGATCCTGGCGATCCTGACCCAGGGCCTCCAGGACGGCGGCAAGGGCCTCGGTGTCATCGGCGTCCTGATCACCTCGTTCGTGGTCGTCGGCATCGGTCTCTCGCTCGGTGGCCCGACCGGCTACGCCATCAACCCGGTGCGCGACCTCGGTCCGCGTATCGTGCACGCCCTGCTGCCGCTGCCCAACAAGGGCGGCTCCGACTGGGGTTACTCCTGGATCCCGGTGGTCGGCCCGCTCGTCGGTGCCGCGCTCGCCGGCGGTCTCTACAACATCGCGTTCGCCTGA
- a CDS encoding IclR family transcriptional regulator: MARNIQSLERAAAMLRLLAGGERRLGLSDVASSLGLAKGTAHGILRTLQAEGFVEQDPASGRYQLGAELLRLGNSYLDVHELRARALVWTDDLARASGESVYVGVLHQSGVLIMHHVFRPDDSRQVLEVGAMQPLHSTALGKVLSAYDPVAHTQAHEVEREAFTPRTVTDGTGFEEILSLTRARGWASDVEETWEGVASVAAPIHDRRRMPVGAVAVAGAVERVCGESGEPRAALVASVRDCARAVSRDLGAGRF; the protein is encoded by the coding sequence ATGGCACGGAACATCCAGTCGCTCGAACGAGCCGCTGCGATGCTGCGACTCCTGGCCGGCGGCGAGCGCCGGCTGGGACTCTCGGACGTGGCGTCCTCGCTGGGCCTGGCCAAGGGCACGGCCCACGGCATCCTGCGCACCCTGCAGGCCGAGGGCTTCGTGGAGCAGGACCCGGCCTCCGGCCGGTACCAGCTGGGCGCGGAGCTGCTGCGCCTGGGCAACAGCTACCTCGACGTGCACGAGCTGCGCGCCCGCGCCCTGGTGTGGACGGACGACCTGGCCCGGGCGAGCGGCGAGAGCGTCTACGTGGGCGTGCTGCACCAGAGCGGGGTGCTCATCATGCACCACGTGTTCCGGCCGGACGACAGCCGTCAGGTGCTGGAGGTCGGGGCCATGCAGCCGCTGCACTCCACCGCGCTGGGCAAGGTGCTGTCGGCCTACGACCCCGTGGCGCACACCCAGGCGCACGAGGTCGAGCGCGAGGCGTTCACCCCCCGCACGGTCACGGACGGCACCGGCTTCGAGGAGATCCTGAGCCTGACCCGGGCCCGCGGCTGGGCCTCCGACGTCGAGGAGACCTGGGAGGGCGTCGCCTCGGTGGCGGCGCCGATCCACGACCGGCGCCGGATGCCGGTGGGCGCGGTGGCGGTCGCGGGTGCCGTGGAACGGGTCTGCGGCGAGTCCGGAGAACCCCGTGCGGCCCTCGTGGCGTCGGTGCGGGACTGTGCGCGTGCGGTTTCACGCGATCTCGGCGCAGGCCGGTTCTGA